The following proteins come from a genomic window of Lolium rigidum isolate FL_2022 chromosome 5, APGP_CSIRO_Lrig_0.1, whole genome shotgun sequence:
- the LOC124653984 gene encoding L-type lectin-domain containing receptor kinase IX.1-like — MASRRAPLPLLAIVASLCGAAVSQESKFTSSISRSCSTTGNYTDGSQFKKNLEQLLSTLSSAATSNDWFNTSTVGTGPDKVFGLIMCYADSNTTQCLNCLALAPAGITTVCPGSREVNALYDACVLRYSDTHFFGDVVTYDIDASSVMFWTLFQEATEIDTMVQARSRLMEELTKKAGDLPPRLNYYSLPYKDPLLGTDVISGLAQCTRDLAPSECNRCISVYTRRASILFPNNSGGSIKGYNCYLRYKLGALNITMPPQRTPPTPMPRITDSELPPSTPPAPPRLVVGLSIGSASFLVILVLGIFICLFVWRRRNRNKIFEEGDVFDDELAMEDDFEQGTGPKRFRYRDLASATDNFSDERKLGEGGFGSVYRGFLTEQNLEVAIKRVSKGSKQGKKEYISEVRIISRLRHRNLVQLIGWCHAGGELLLVYELMSNGSLDTHLHDAGNILPWSVRYEVILGLGSALLYLHQEWEQCVLHRDIKPSNIMLDASFSTKLGDFGLARLVNHGRGPYTTGLAGTMGYMDPECVVTGRTSVESDIYSFGVVLLEIACGRRPAVAREGEEEEGMIHLVQWVWDSRECGGFIGTADVRLNMEFDEQGLECVMVVGLWCAHPDRNMRPSMKQALDVLRFEAPLPKLPPKMPVATFKPAFDSFISSSQLTGGR, encoded by the exons ATGGCTTCCCGCCGTGCCCCCCTCCCTCTTCTAGCCATCGTTGCGTCGCTCTGCGGTGCGGCAGTTTCTCAGGAAAGCAAGTTCACCAGTAGTATTTCGCGTTCCTGCTCGACAACCGGTAACTACACCGACGGCAGCCAGTTCAAGAAGAACCTCGAGCAGCTGCTTTCCACCCTCTCCAGCGCTGCTACCAGCAACGACTGGTTCAATACCAGCACGGTTGGGACAGGACCCGACAAGGTCTTCGGCCTCATCATGTGCTACGCCGACAGCAACACCACCCAGTGCTTGAATTGCCTCGCCTTGGCGCCGGCAGGGATCACGACGGTGTGCCCTGGCAGCCGGGAAGTTAACGCCCTGTACGACGCGTGCGTGCTCCGCTACTCGGACACGCACTTCTTCGGTGATGTGGTCACCTACGACATCGACGCCAGTAGTGTCATGTTCTGGACCCTCTTCCAGGAAGCCACGGAAATAGATACGATGGTCCAGGCTCGTTCCCGGCTGATGGAAGAGCTCACGAAAAAGGCCGGTGACCTGCCACCGCGGCTGAACTACTACAGCCTACCGTACAAGGACCCGCTGCTGGGCACGGACGTGATATCCGGGCTGGCGCAGTGCACAAGGGACCTGGCGCCAAGCGAGTGCAACAGGTGTATTTCAGTGTACACTCGACGGGCGTCGATTCTGTTCCCGAACAACAGTGGAGGTTCCATCAAGGGGTACAACTGTTACCTAAGGTACAAGCTCGGTGCGTTGAACATTACCATGCCGCCTCAAAGGACACCGCCAACCCCCATGCCGCGTATAACTGACTCTGAGCTGCCGCCGTCGACGCCTCCAGCGCCACCAA GGCTTGTGGTCGGTCTCTCCATCGGTTCGGCATCCTTCTTGGTCATTTTGGTGCTaggcatcttcatctgcctctttGTATGGCGACGTCGTAACCGGAATAAAATCTTTGAAGAGGGTGATGTGTTCGACGATGAGCTGGCAATGGAAGATGACTTCGAGCAAGGAACCGGACCAAAACGATTTCGGTATAGGGACCTCGCTAGTGCAACAGACAACTTCTCTGATGAGCGGAAGCTCGGTGAAGGCGGCTTCGGCTCGGTGTACAGAGGATTCCTAACTGAACAAAACCTTGAGGTTGCAATCAAAAGGGTGTCCAAGGGGTCTAAGCAGGGGAAGAAAGAGTACATCTCGGAGGTGAGGATCATCAGTCGGCTTCGGCACCGGAACCTTGTGCAGCTCATCGGTTGGTGTCATGCTGGAGGTGAGCTGCTCCTAGTTTATGAGCTCATGTCCAATGGCAGCCTTGACACTCATCTACACGACGCAGGCAACATCCTACCATGGTCGGTCAG ATATGAAGTCATACTTGGACTAGGCTCTGCGCTTTTGTACCTGCATCAGGAATGGGAGCAATGTGTTCTGCACCGAGACATCAAACCAAGCAATATAATGCTAGATGCGTCCTTCAGCACAAAACTCGGTGACTTTGGGCTTGCTAGGCTCGTCAACCATGGACGAGGGCCGTACACGACAGGTCTTGCAGGAACTATGGGCTATATGGACCCTGAGTGTGTGGTCACTGGGAGGACCAGTGTTGAGTCCGATATATATAGCTTTGGTGTTGTGCTTCTCGAGATTGCATGTGGTAGGCGGCCTGCAGTAGCtcgggaaggagaagaagaggagggcaTGATACATCTTGTGCAATGGGTATGGGATTCGAGGGAATGTGGGGGTTTTATTGGCACGGCTGATGTGCGTCTAAACATGGAGTTTGATGAGCAGGGGTTGGAGTGCGTGATGGTGGTCGGTCTCTGGTGTGCCCACCCTGACCGCAACATGAGGCCCTCCATGAAGCAGGCTCTCGACGTGTTGCGGTTCGAGGCACCACTACCAAAACTTCCACCAAAAATGCCGGTCGCAACTTTCAAGCCGGCATTTGATTCTTTCATTTCCTCGTCTCAGCTAACAGGCGGCAGATGA
- the LOC124652768 gene encoding germin-like protein 8-14 — MANAMLLPVLLSFLILPFSAMALTQDFCVADLSCSDTPAGYPCKASVTAGDFYYHGLATAGNTTNLIKAAVTPAFVGQFPGVNGLGISAARLDIAVGGVVPLHTHPAASELLFVTQGTILAGFISSGANTPYTKTLNAGDIMVFPQGLLHYQYNGGSGPAVALVAFGGPNPGLQITDFALFANNLPSPVVEKVTFLDDATVKKLKSVLGGSG, encoded by the coding sequence ATGGCCAACGCAATGCTGCTCCCTgtgctcctctccttcctcatCCTGCCCTTCTCGGCCATGGCCCTCACCCAGGACTTCTGCGTCGCCGACCTGTCCTGCAGCGACACGCCGGCGGGATACCCGTGCAAGGCTAGCGTCACCGCCGGGGACTTCTACTACCACGGCCTCGCCACCGCCGGCAACACCACCAACCTCATCAAGGCCGCCGTGACGCCGGCCTTCGTCGGTCAGTTCCCCGGCGTCAACGGCCTCGGCATCTCCGCCGCCAGGCTTGACATCGCTGTCGGCGGCGTCGTGCCGCTCCACACCCACCCGGCCGCCTCCGAGCTGCTCTTCGTCACCCAGGGCACCATCCTGGCGGGCTTCATCAGCTCCGGGGCCAACACCCCCTACACCAAGACGCTCAACGCCGGCGACATCATGGTCTTCCCCCAGGGCCTGCtccactaccagtacaacggcggcagtGGCCCGGCGGTCGCGCTCGTCGCCTTCGGCGGCCCCAACCCCGGCCTCCAGATCACCGACTTCGCTCTCTTCGCCAACAACCTGCCGTCCCCCGTCGTGGAGAAGGTCACCTTCTTGGACGACGCCACCGTGAAGAAGCTCAAGTCCGTCCTCGGCGGCAGCGGCTAG